ttttgtcagatattCAATCACGTAATTCCTAAATCCCtaacattataactattataatgttagagcttttaggttaacacaaagccCAACCTTATTTCTCTAGCAGGCCGGTTGCCATAGGACATTTTGGGCCCATttcaattagtgcttatatgtgcgactttataggattaatatattttagttgtaggtccaatcaatattgtcctactaatcacatttattctctagcaagcaaatatgattactaaaataatgaacttaatatcttcataattaattcctatttatatttagtcattgccggaaatgtctaaggacataattccttcaaataAAAGGAAGCATCATATGTTGTCATTAACATTGAACCATTCTTTCGGGATTTCTTTAATCCAGGAGAAGAGGAACCATTAGCAAAACGTTTAAGTTAACTGACATACAACATGCAAGTAGCTTTACCCTATAAATTAACATAATCTCAAATGCCAGCAATAGCAATAAGATGCACTCTTAACTTAAACAAAACGGTGAATTGGGTGAAATAAACAAACGTTGAAGCAATTACCGAAAGGTCTCTCATCTTTTTAACTGATGACAAATTGAGAAATCCATAGCtcttaaatatttgcaactgttagtaaACAAGGGTGTCATTACCAAGCTCATTGGATAATATAACACCCTTCTTAACTAAATTACAGGAGCAACTTTCCCATGATTCTAATAAAGTAAGCTTTACCTCAAATACAACTCAGTTTCTTCTTTCTTGCAAGGCATTACTTAGCTGCCCTCCCATCCCTTTTGCTCTACTCAACGCAGTTTCTTACAATACTCTCTCTCTTATAAGGCATTGGCATTCAGTCTTTCAAAGACCTGTCAAAAGTATAACATATAGtgataaaaaaaaagatataGGAAGAGAGACATAGTACAATGGATGTCAGTGCAATCAACGAAGAAGCTCGAGAGATTGATGATGAGCAAAAGGTTCCTCTTCTCCAAGATATACCACCTTCTACAGTAGACAGAAATCCAATACAGCAAGCCATCAGCCAGACATTTCAGAGCACGGCTCACTTGGCCAATTTACTACCAACTGGAACAGTTATGGCCTTCCAGCTTCTCGCACCGGTTTTCACAAACCAAGGTGAATGTGACCCGGTCAGCAGAACGATTACTTCCATCCTAATTGCTTTTTGTGGGTTGTCATCTTTCCTACTAAGCTTCACTGACTGCTTCAAGGACAACGATGGGAATATCTACTACGGGTTCGCCACTTTCAACGGTCTGTGGGTCATAGATGGGTCAACAACAATTCCATCCCAACTTGCTGCTAAGTACCGTCTCCGGTTCATAGATTTTCTACATGCTTTCATGTCAGTATTCGTTTTTGCAGCAATTGCCTTATTTGATAAGAA
This Spinacia oleracea cultivar Varoflay chromosome 6, BTI_SOV_V1, whole genome shotgun sequence DNA region includes the following protein-coding sequences:
- the LOC110784892 gene encoding protein DMP4-like, which produces MDVSAINEEAREIDDEQKVPLLQDIPPSTVDRNPIQQAISQTFQSTAHLANLLPTGTVMAFQLLAPVFTNQGECDPVSRTITSILIAFCGLSSFLLSFTDCFKDNDGNIYYGFATFNGLWVIDGSTTIPSQLAAKYRLRFIDFLHAFMSVFVFAAIALFDKNTVQCFYPTPSKETQEILTALPVGIGVLCSMLFVAFPTHRHGIGFPLTAN